One window of Pyxicephalus adspersus chromosome 4, UCB_Pads_2.0, whole genome shotgun sequence genomic DNA carries:
- the LOC140329686 gene encoding adhesion G protein-coupled receptor F5-like: MLFQIIHLDDHISLLRGKRAAGADPSYYQADIEISFSNPSMAKELANVFQNLDVYASLPNTTQISSVEASPTCTFNGSFANCSCNQDYDCLGTPGPCVDGRCICITTLPLQKYCLPRTNITISPSILFQGDTVRIDCKFSDLGDISWYFNSMKISGSQKYNTSSNWQGTVVQYTLKIGNVSDADKGNYTCSLMISGTQQNLTKSIGKVETLQIQSSNDLDSYCDGAAFNLTCCSAFIGEFNVTWTVGSPSDNTRSCKAGNGLYETPNGYTYSVDCQTINQTLLGTINYTCTDGIWSAPVNGCYSAKIFMQLVNAENIIKGPEVQKTLPALLQSLTVVASDEKKNIRDSLKTLQTMIKVISTISNASVKVEPTMMKDFIKTVDIVVDKSSAWNNVTNEGVTILNSVENFAKNLNFNSTINIKNESNSNIQLYGQIMNQYDNYSNDFSMQNLTGNVFIDKGSLPDNSSTVVTIAYGTMKDILPKNTTKVINGLVISTIINGNNSINNGSDIFRINMSFTMSNMSLTEPECAWYNVEQNTWNKSGCNTEKKNSLILCSCNHLTSFSILMGEATDVFLEIITYIGVGISLASLVVTILIETLVWSSVIKNKTSYIRHVCLVNIAVTLLVADIWFIIGAALEKYSESDACKAAAFFSFFFYLSLFFWMLTTGLILFYRMIYILHNMSRKTMMIIAFFLGYGCPLLISIITVASTEPSKKFTSQKFCWLDYSNSRSFLAFVVPALTIVFINTMILVVVLFKLFRPTIGEKFGQEEKKNLIVIGKTIAILTPLLGTTWGVGLGVVINPTDKVLHGIFAALNSFQGLFILISTVLLDQKVRMAVRSSISSSYWRTLRSRVQVHHLILGLHSADRVASAEEERRWWRLVSSRTRKKKEDGTVQD; the protein is encoded by the exons cCTGTACTTTCAATGGATCTTTTGCAAACTGCTCCTGTAATCAGGATTATGACTGTCTTGGAACTCCCGGACCATGTGTAGATGGAAGATGCATCTGTATCACTACCCTTCCACTGCAAAAGTACTGCTTAC caaggaCAAATATTACAATTTCTCCCAGCATTCTCTTTCAAGGAGACACAGTAAGAATTGACTGTAAATTTAGTGACCTTGGTGACATTTCCTGGTATTTCAACTCTATGAAAATTTCAGGCAGTCAGAAATACAACACTTCCTCCAATTGGCAAGGCACAGTGGTGCAGTATACTCTGAAGATAGGAAATGTCTCTGATGCTGACAAAG GTAATTACACCTGCTCCCTTATGATCAGTGGAACACAACAAAATCTAACCAAATCCATTGGCAAAGTTGAAACACTACAGATCCAATCATCGAATGACTTGGATTCATATTGTGATGGTGCTGCCTTTAACTTGACCTGCTGTAGTGCCTTCATAGGTGAATTTAATGTTACCTGGACTGTGGGTAGCCCTTCAG ATAATACAAGAAGCTGCAAGGCAGGAAATGGACTTTATGAAACCCCCAATGGTTATACATATTCTGTGGATTGTCAGACGATTAACCAAACATTGCTGGGCACAATAAATTACACCTGCACAGATGGGATATGGTCAGCACCAGTCAATGGCTGTTATTCTGCCAAAATTTTCATGCAGCTGGTGAATGCAGAG AATATAATCAAAGGTCCAGAAGTGCAGAAAACTTTGCCAGCATTGCTTCAAAGTCTGACTGTGGTAGCCAGTGATGAGAAGAAAAACATTCGGGATTCCCTTAAAACTTTACAAACGATGATTAAGGTCATATCCACAATTTCAAACGCAAGTGTAAAAGTGGAGCCTACTATGATGAAG GACTTTATCAAAACAGTTGATATCGTAGTGGACAAATCCAGTGCCTGGAACAATGTGACTAACGAAGGTGTAACCATTCTGAATTCTGTTGAGAATTTTGCAAAAAATCTGAACTTCAACAGCACaattaacattaaaaatgaatccaATAGCAATATTCAACTTTATGGACAAATTATGAACCAATACGATAACTACAGTAATGACTTTTCCATGCAAAATTTAACTGGAAATGTGTTTATCGATAAGGGCTCATTGCCGGACAACTCTAGCACAGTGGTAACCATCGCTTATGGTACAATGAAAGACATTTTGCCAAAGAACACTACAAAAGTTATCAATGGTCTGGTTATATCAACTATCATTAATGGGAACAACAGTATAAACAACGGTAGTGATATATTTAGGATAAATATGTCCTTTACCATgagtaatatgtcattaacagagCCAGAATGTGCCTGGTATAATGTGGAGCAGAACACTTGGAACAAGAGCGGTTGTAACACcgaaaagaaaaatagtctgaTATTATGCTCATGCAACCACTTGACTTCCTTCTCAATCCTTATGGGAGAAGCAACGgatgtttttttggaaattattacTTACATCGGAGTTGGAATATCTCTTGCCTCCTTGGTGGTCACTATTCTCATTGAGACTTTAGTATGGTCCTCCGTTATCAAAAACAAGACTTCCTACATACGCCACGTCTGCCTGGTAAATATTGCCGTAACACTACTGGTGGCCGATATCTGGTTTATCATTGGTGCTGCGCTAGAGAAATATAGTGAGTCGGATGCCTGCAAAGCTGCTGCCTTCTTTAGCTTCTTCTTCTACTTGTCTTTGTTTTTCTGGATGCTGACCACAGGACTTATTCTCTTTTATCGTATGATCTACATCTTGCATAACATGAGTAGAAAGACCATGATGATCATAGCTTTCTTCCTGGGGTATGGATGCCCGCTTCTTATATCCATTATCACCGTAGCTTCAACGGAGCCCAGTAAAAAGTTTACAAGCCAAAAATTCTGCTGGCTTGACTACAGTAACTCCAGATCCTTTCTTGCTTTTGTGGTGCCAGCTTTAACCATTGTGTTTATCAACACAATGATCTTGGTCGTGGTCCTGTTCAAATTATTTAGACCTACCATCGGTGAAAAATTTGgacaagaggagaaaaaaaatttaatcgtAATTGGTAAAACCATTGCAATCCTTACTCCACTTCTTGGAACCACCTGGGGAGTTGGACTTGGAGTTGTAATTAACCCTACAGATAAGGTTCTCCATGGAATTTTTGCTGCACTCAACTCTTTTCAG GGTTTGTTCATTTTGATATCAACTGTGCTGCTTGACCAAAAG GTGCGGATGGCAGTAAGAAGCAGTATATCTTCTTCCTACTGGAGAACACTCAGGTCCAGGGTGCAG gtGCATCACCTGATTTTGGGCCTGCACAGTGCAGACCGGGTGGCAtcagcagaagaagaaagaagatggtggcgcttgGTGTCCAGTCGtaccagaaagaagaaggaagatgggacggTGCAGGACTAA